One genomic region from Candidatus Saccharimonadia bacterium encodes:
- a CDS encoding HD domain-containing protein: MQIPESVTEAELRNRIDRSAVGLTALIERALEQAIKSHTGQLREDGQPYLTEHIYPVTTLTINFLANEVTEEFVASALLHDCIEDDASFTKAELRSIFGSHICEIVMSLSKPSVAGQFSETQKRQRVNGAYFKNLQSAPHEAKIIKLLDRIDNLHWAMTFGKELVTIYLDETKNFYLPFAKTVDARLYETITAQTLRLEAEAKAAGFIE; the protein is encoded by the coding sequence ATGCAAATCCCTGAGAGTGTTACAGAAGCCGAGCTCAGAAACCGTATCGATCGGTCCGCAGTTGGTCTCACCGCGCTTATTGAGCGTGCCCTCGAACAAGCAATTAAATCGCACACCGGTCAACTCCGAGAAGATGGACAACCCTACCTTACTGAGCATATTTACCCCGTCACCACCTTAACTATTAATTTTCTAGCAAACGAGGTGACAGAAGAGTTTGTTGCCAGTGCTTTGCTGCATGATTGCATCGAAGATGACGCCAGTTTTACCAAAGCCGAACTAAGAAGTATTTTTGGAAGCCACATCTGCGAAATTGTTATGTCGCTTTCTAAGCCAAGCGTAGCAGGGCAATTTTCCGAAACTCAGAAGCGCCAGAGAGTCAATGGAGCGTATTTTAAAAACCTTCAATCTGCACCACACGAAGCAAAAATTATTAAGCTTTTAGATAGGATTGATAATCTCCACTGGGCAATGACATTTGGTAAAGAGCTGGTCACGATCTACCTCGATGAAACGAAGAATTTCTATTTGCCTTTTGCGAAGACAGTTGACGCTAGGTTGTATGAGACTATCACTGCACAGACGCTACGGCTGGAAGCAGAGGCAAAGGCTGCTGGTTTTATAGAGTAA
- a CDS encoding alpha/beta hydrolase fold domain-containing protein, which yields MQIGLNQLIDPEMKSLADESKQFYEARKAAKPNKKQPDLTTPDGLQEARDARKPSDTLTDRNITEAIVEAYGREVPVRIIQPKKGKAQGVYLNIPGGGFYLNEAARNDVQNAYLADALEVAVISVEYRLAPEDPWPAAPDDCATVAHWLTEQAEQLFGTARLIIGGSSAGATLAMTTLLRLRDDKLLARFVGAVLQFGAYDLSGQTPGGRLYADEYFIQAYAGKIVDKTQSDISPLYGDLKGLPPALIIVGTADILMEDSFAMAARLSAAGNEVDLRVYPEAAHGFTSSPTKMGRAAIQDIIDWLKGK from the coding sequence ATGCAAATCGGACTAAACCAGCTTATTGACCCTGAAATGAAATCTCTTGCAGATGAGAGCAAGCAGTTCTACGAAGCTAGGAAAGCCGCTAAGCCCAATAAAAAGCAGCCTGATTTGACTACTCCTGATGGGCTACAGGAGGCTCGAGATGCCCGTAAACCATCCGACACGCTAACAGACCGTAACATTACTGAAGCAATTGTTGAAGCATATGGCAGAGAAGTTCCTGTACGGATAATTCAGCCGAAGAAAGGTAAGGCGCAAGGTGTATACCTCAATATTCCCGGCGGGGGCTTTTACCTCAACGAGGCTGCGAGAAACGATGTACAAAATGCTTATCTTGCAGATGCTTTAGAAGTGGCGGTAATAAGCGTTGAGTACCGACTAGCACCCGAAGACCCTTGGCCTGCTGCTCCCGATGACTGTGCTACTGTGGCCCATTGGTTGACTGAGCAAGCTGAGCAATTGTTTGGAACAGCACGCCTTATAATCGGCGGTTCTTCAGCAGGCGCAACATTGGCGATGACTACTTTGCTTCGGCTGCGTGATGACAAGCTTTTAGCCCGATTTGTTGGTGCAGTTTTACAATTTGGTGCATATGATTTGAGCGGTCAAACACCAGGTGGGAGGCTATATGCTGACGAGTATTTTATTCAGGCATATGCTGGAAAGATTGTCGACAAAACACAATCTGATATATCACCACTTTATGGCGATTTAAAAGGCTTACCGCCGGCGTTGATAATAGTGGGTACGGCAGATATCTTGATGGAAGATAGCTTTGCTATGGCTGCTAGGCTTTCAGCGGCCGGCAATGAAGTGGATTTACGAGTTTACCCCGAAGCTGCCCATGGCTTTACATCAAGCCCAACTAAAATGGGCAGGGCAGCAATCCAAGACATTATAGATTGGCTCAAGGGGAAATAG
- a CDS encoding AIR carboxylase family protein, with product MTLVHIVLGSASDLEAVKAAGMTQTLDTIGISSAVSVCSAHRNLEELGTFATEAVQNGAQVFIGVAGMATALPGALAGLTTMAKPIIGVPLDEHGIDSCIYMPPGVPVLTAGVGKSGLKNAAIATAQILAVNDPAITEGLATFLAASKKQPQFDIKEGSK from the coding sequence ATGACCCTCGTACACATCGTTCTCGGCAGCGCCAGCGACCTCGAAGCCGTCAAGGCCGCCGGCATGACCCAAACCCTAGACACCATCGGCATCTCCAGCGCCGTATCCGTTTGCAGCGCCCACCGTAACCTCGAAGAGCTCGGTACCTTTGCCACCGAAGCCGTCCAAAACGGCGCCCAAGTCTTCATCGGGGTCGCCGGCATGGCCACGGCGCTTCCAGGTGCGCTCGCCGGCCTCACCACCATGGCCAAGCCCATCATTGGCGTGCCCCTCGACGAGCACGGCATCGACTCGTGTATCTACATGCCGCCGGGTGTGCCCGTGCTCACCGCCGGCGTGGGCAAATCCGGGCTCAAAAACGCCGCCATCGCCACGGCCCAAATTCTCGCCGTAAACGACCCCGCCATCACCGAAGGCCTAGCCACATTCCTCGCCGCCTCCAAAAAGCAGCCGCAATTCGACATTAAAGAAGGGAGCAAATAA